One window of Bacteroides sp. AN502(2024) genomic DNA carries:
- a CDS encoding RNA polymerase sigma-70 factor, with protein sequence MNIHIKNIIADIKRGNKQAFKKLFDDYYPTLCVFSSHYIDDKEVCKDIVQDALLAYWERKEDFDDILKVKSFLYTVTRNKCLNHLKHEQLDISDFPEQEEFDSGFEAAIIEQETFLIVRKAVEELPTQMRNVIVYSMKGLKNHEIADKLQISEGTVHTLKKFAYRKLRESLKGINYALLLLLCK encoded by the coding sequence GTGAATATACATATAAAAAATATAATTGCAGACATAAAACGTGGTAACAAACAGGCTTTCAAAAAGCTATTTGATGACTACTATCCTACTCTTTGTGTTTTCTCATCCCACTATATCGATGACAAAGAGGTTTGCAAAGATATCGTACAAGATGCATTGTTGGCTTATTGGGAGCGAAAAGAAGATTTTGATGACATTCTGAAAGTAAAGAGCTTCCTCTATACCGTCACCCGGAATAAATGCCTGAATCATCTCAAACATGAACAGTTGGATATTTCAGATTTTCCGGAACAAGAAGAGTTTGACAGCGGTTTTGAAGCTGCAATTATCGAACAAGAAACTTTCCTCATAGTTCGCAAAGCGGTAGAAGAATTGCCTACCCAAATGCGAAATGTCATCGTATACTCCATGAAAGGTTTAAAAAATCATGAGATTGCTGACAAATTGCAAATTTCAGAGGGCACTGTCCATACGTTAAAGAAATTCGCCTATCGCAAACTTCGCGAAAGCCTCAAAGGTATAAATTACGCCTTATTACTACTTTTATGCAAATAA
- a CDS encoding FecR family protein, whose amino-acid sequence MNSFKEKFKIAKILASLFTHSSTPEEEKNYRAWLDESPEHQKIADRILNKETYEENSRLIKSFSSHKAWEKVYPLLEREKTFSQLLWKKGLKYAAFILLLIIPASYLIYDWTTEEPIGEITPGTRGGEITLSNGNTLRIPDGVLPEGATEVFVIEPKGINYQTPANKPQVKEIKNTLRTLHGMECHIVLSDGTKVHLNAESQLTYPICFSNKERIVQVEGEAYFDVAPDKAHPFIVQTPHTSIRVTGTSFNVRAYADEETESTTLISGNVKISSGNEIFELLPDQHYTYNQKTHANTVANVNTELYTSWESGSFIFLNVPLENVMSYLSKWYGFQYAFEDETARQVRIGASLNRYENMNPIIDMITELNLVNIKQREGILHISYKQ is encoded by the coding sequence ATGAATTCATTCAAAGAAAAATTTAAAATTGCAAAAATCTTAGCTTCCTTATTTACCCATTCGTCTACCCCCGAAGAGGAAAAGAACTATCGCGCATGGTTGGATGAAAGTCCTGAGCATCAAAAGATAGCCGACCGGATATTAAACAAAGAGACGTACGAAGAAAACAGTCGGTTAATAAAAAGTTTCTCTTCACACAAAGCGTGGGAGAAAGTCTATCCGCTATTAGAAAGAGAAAAAACATTCAGTCAGCTTTTATGGAAAAAGGGGCTAAAATATGCTGCCTTTATCCTGCTTCTGATAATACCTGCCTCCTACCTTATATATGATTGGACAACCGAGGAGCCAATCGGTGAAATCACTCCGGGAACAAGGGGTGGCGAGATCACTTTAAGCAATGGAAACACATTAAGAATTCCCGACGGAGTCCTTCCGGAAGGAGCTACCGAAGTATTTGTTATCGAACCCAAAGGTATAAATTACCAGACACCGGCCAACAAGCCGCAAGTGAAAGAAATCAAGAACACTCTCCGTACACTGCATGGTATGGAGTGTCACATTGTCCTTTCGGATGGAACGAAAGTGCATCTGAATGCAGAATCTCAACTGACTTATCCGATTTGTTTCAGCAATAAGGAGCGGATCGTACAGGTTGAAGGTGAAGCCTATTTCGATGTTGCTCCGGACAAAGCACATCCATTCATCGTGCAAACGCCGCATACCTCCATCCGGGTGACAGGAACCTCTTTCAATGTAAGGGCCTATGCAGATGAAGAGACGGAAAGCACTACGCTAATCAGCGGAAACGTGAAAATCAGCAGTGGAAATGAAATTTTTGAATTGCTCCCCGACCAACACTATACTTATAATCAAAAGACTCATGCCAATACCGTTGCCAACGTAAATACAGAGCTGTATACATCCTGGGAGTCCGGATCATTTATCTTTTTAAATGTTCCTCTTGAGAATGTCATGTCATATCTTTCCAAATGGTACGGATTCCAGTATGCTTTCGAGGACGAAACTGCCAGACAGGTACGAATCGGAGCCTCCCTTAATCGTTACGAAAACATGAACCCGATTATCGACATGATAACAGAATTGAATCTGGTAAACATCAAGCAACGAGAAGGCATCTTGCATATTTCCTATAAACAGTAA
- a CDS encoding IS3 family transposase: MKTLCGLFGMSSQAYYKKKKNLLSRHQIRTAILDAVFFYRSKAPGIGGLKLYHELRSLYGSEITGGRDAFLHLLRSERLMLPPKKPRHTTDSHHLYKKYPNLIKGVTAQYPNHIWVCDITYIWIEGGVCYLHLVTDMYSHAVLGWVLSPSLHAEYTLQALEQAINEAGGGNLCGTIHHSDRGVQYACDAYIDTLVTHHIRVSMTEDYNPTDNAVAERMNGILKTEWIYGMSLFRDKEMAREQITRMIDFYNNGRPHMSIGMKKPMDVYHGEVPGKSLWKK; this comes from the coding sequence GTGAAAACCCTTTGCGGACTGTTTGGCATGTCTTCCCAGGCCTATTACAAAAAGAAAAAAAATCTTTTGTCGCGTCATCAGATCAGAACAGCCATCTTGGATGCCGTCTTCTTCTACCGCTCAAAGGCTCCGGGCATCGGTGGTTTGAAATTATACCATGAGCTCCGCTCCCTTTATGGAAGCGAGATAACCGGAGGGCGGGATGCCTTCCTTCATCTGCTGCGTTCGGAACGCCTTATGCTGCCCCCGAAGAAACCCAGGCATACGACGGACTCCCACCATCTTTACAAGAAGTATCCGAATCTGATCAAGGGGGTAACGGCACAATACCCGAACCATATCTGGGTATGTGACATCACTTACATCTGGATTGAAGGTGGCGTATGCTACCTCCATCTTGTAACGGACATGTACTCACATGCCGTTTTAGGATGGGTGCTCTCTCCCAGTTTGCATGCCGAATATACGCTACAGGCACTGGAACAGGCCATCAATGAGGCCGGAGGTGGCAATCTTTGCGGCACAATCCACCATTCCGACCGGGGGGTACAGTATGCCTGCGATGCCTATATCGACACACTGGTCACTCATCATATACGTGTGAGCATGACTGAAGATTACAACCCGACGGACAATGCGGTAGCAGAAAGGATGAATGGCATCCTGAAAACGGAATGGATATACGGCATGTCGCTGTTCAGGGATAAAGAGATGGCACGGGAGCAGATTACGCGAATGATTGACTTCTATAATAATGGACGACCACATATGAGCATAGGTATGAAAAAACCCATGGACGTATATCATGGAGAGGTGCCGGGAAAATCATTGTGGAAAAAATAA
- a CDS encoding Crp/Fnr family transcriptional regulator → MVKINMSDIDISEPLSDMLAPLNNEQREFLINNYTIQTYKKNETIYCEGETPSHLMCLISGKVKIFKDGVGGRSQIIRMIKPHEYFAYRAYFAKQDFVTAAAAFEPSVICLIPMSAITTLIAQNNDLAMFFIRQLSIDLGISDERTVNLTQKHIRGRLAESLIFLKENYGLEEDGSTLSIYLSREDLANLSNMTTSNAIRTLSQFATERLITIDGRKIKIIEEEKLKKISKIG, encoded by the coding sequence ATGGTAAAAATAAATATGTCAGACATTGATATTTCGGAACCATTATCCGATATGTTAGCTCCTCTAAATAACGAACAAAGGGAGTTTCTGATAAATAATTATACGATACAAACCTACAAAAAGAATGAAACCATCTATTGCGAAGGGGAGACGCCTTCTCATTTGATGTGTCTCATCAGTGGTAAAGTGAAAATCTTCAAAGATGGTGTGGGGGGAAGAAGTCAGATTATCCGCATGATTAAACCACACGAATACTTTGCCTATCGTGCTTATTTTGCCAAACAGGATTTTGTGACCGCAGCAGCAGCTTTCGAGCCCTCCGTTATTTGCCTGATTCCGATGAGTGCCATCACGACTCTGATTGCCCAAAATAATGATTTGGCCATGTTCTTCATCCGCCAACTCTCCATCGACTTGGGTATCTCTGACGAACGTACCGTCAATCTGACACAAAAGCATATTCGTGGACGCTTGGCCGAATCACTCATTTTCTTGAAAGAGAACTATGGTCTTGAAGAAGATGGTTCCACTTTGAGCATTTATCTTTCACGTGAAGATCTAGCCAATCTTTCCAATATGACTACTTCGAACGCTATCCGTACATTGTCGCAATTCGCTACGGAACGACTGATAACTATCGATGGAAGAAAAATCAAAATCATCGAAGAAGAAAAGTTGAAGAAAATCAGTAAAATCGGGTAA